A window of the Bacillus sp. A301a_S52 genome harbors these coding sequences:
- a CDS encoding YueI family protein yields MSNEKLEDILKKGMYGTPQLRPEERKLFLSSFAERVYLALTKSQVRHRGIYPEAETMMTKQKNAKLLINGGLSYHEYSNYIQTANKHHIPFTIVNDGRESPLGIVLAADTPVNKEDSMFVKDDLYYDDMS; encoded by the coding sequence ATGTCTAACGAGAAATTAGAGGATATTCTAAAAAAGGGAATGTATGGAACACCTCAATTACGACCTGAAGAACGTAAATTATTTTTATCCTCTTTTGCAGAAAGGGTTTATCTAGCTTTAACAAAATCACAAGTCCGACACCGAGGGATTTATCCCGAAGCAGAAACAATGATGACGAAACAGAAAAATGCCAAACTTCTGATTAATGGTGGATTAAGTTACCACGAATACAGCAATTATATTCAGACTGCTAATAAACACCATATTCCCTTTACAATTGTGAATGATGGGCGAGAATCTCCATTAGGAATAGTTCTGGCAGCGGATACTCCTGTAAACAAAGAAGATAGCATGTTTGTTAAAGACGATTTATATTATGATGATATGTCATGA
- a CDS encoding DUF910 family protein, with protein sequence MTYFELITFIRHYQGYIYTGDKLADLELIEEEVCELYRLGIIEADFYKEARLILLQEKNNQTKYDL encoded by the coding sequence ATGACCTATTTTGAATTAATAACATTTATTCGTCATTATCAAGGCTATATTTATACAGGTGATAAACTTGCAGATTTAGAGCTTATCGAAGAAGAAGTGTGTGAGCTCTATCGGTTAGGTATAATTGAGGCAGATTTTTACAAAGAAGCACGTCTCATCCTTTTACAAGAAAAAAATAACCAAACAAAGTATGACCTTTGA
- a CDS encoding ROK family glucokinase translates to MTNSVYTGIDIGGTTVKLAFITEEGEIIDKWEIPTNRTEKGRYITADIAQTVQEKAIELKIDDKRLKAAGVGAPGYIDVENGVIIEAINLGWKDYHIQSELGDLLNIPIVVDNDANLAAAGEKWKGAGEGAEDLVAVTLGTGVGGGIIAGGKIIHGRSGLAGEIGHVTSVKEGGAPCNCGKRGCLETVASATGISRLGMKAIQESQEDEGYLQRQLLAAGIITAKDVFDGAKKEDETALQVVKSSADHLGFALANLANSLNPQTIVIGGGVSKAGRFLLDFINVSFKKYAIPLVARETEINIATLGNDAGVIGAVWLAKETYGGE, encoded by the coding sequence ATGACAAATAGTGTGTATACGGGAATTGATATTGGAGGTACAACAGTTAAGTTAGCGTTTATTACAGAAGAAGGCGAAATTATTGATAAATGGGAAATACCAACAAACAGAACAGAAAAGGGAAGGTACATTACAGCAGATATTGCTCAAACAGTTCAAGAAAAGGCTATCGAGTTAAAAATAGATGACAAGAGACTTAAAGCCGCCGGTGTTGGAGCTCCTGGTTATATTGATGTAGAAAATGGGGTTATTATTGAAGCGATTAACCTTGGGTGGAAAGACTATCATATTCAATCTGAACTAGGGGACTTATTAAACATACCTATTGTAGTAGATAATGATGCTAATTTGGCAGCTGCGGGAGAGAAATGGAAAGGTGCGGGAGAAGGCGCTGAGGATCTTGTGGCAGTAACACTTGGGACGGGTGTAGGCGGAGGTATCATTGCCGGTGGGAAAATTATACACGGCAGAAGCGGTTTAGCTGGAGAGATTGGCCATGTAACGTCGGTAAAAGAAGGAGGAGCTCCTTGTAACTGTGGTAAAAGAGGCTGTCTTGAGACAGTTGCTTCAGCTACAGGTATCTCTCGCCTTGGTATGAAAGCGATTCAAGAAAGCCAAGAGGACGAAGGCTATTTACAAAGACAGTTGTTAGCAGCAGGTATTATAACTGCTAAAGATGTGTTTGATGGAGCAAAAAAAGAGGACGAAACAGCTCTGCAAGTCGTTAAAAGTTCGGCAGATCATTTAGGATTTGCACTTGCAAATCTTGCTAATTCTTTAAATCCCCAAACAATTGTGATTGGAGGGGGCGTGTCCAAAGCGGGAAGATTTTTACTTGATTTTATTAACGTTTCGTTTAAAAAATATGCGATCCCCTTAGTAGCAAGGGAGACAGAAATAAATATTGCTACGTTAGGAAATGATGCTGGTGTTATTGGAGCCGTATGGCTAGCAAAAGAGACTTACGGCGGTGAATGA
- a CDS encoding ATP-binding cassette domain-containing protein, whose protein sequence is MTSTRPIIEVKNVDSSRLDNIHFKIYEGDILTVIGPSGVGKSSLLMLLNRLENSIGGAIYFKGKKVADYDIAKLRKSIGMVFQSSSLFDGTVEDNLKYGPVLFGEWSCKQGEELLEDVQLTKDFLNKSVNQLSGGEKQRVALARTLANKPDVLLLDEVTSALDRVNVSLIEDFLQKIVPTRVKAIMLVTHDIKQAERIGTRMLFMANKTIEAQGRIPDIFHNPKNEELSTFLSRGVAHNGTRNI, encoded by the coding sequence ATGACATCTACAAGACCGATTATTGAAGTCAAAAATGTTGATTCTTCACGGTTGGATAATATACATTTCAAAATATATGAAGGAGATATTTTAACTGTGATAGGTCCTTCAGGAGTTGGAAAAAGTAGTTTACTCATGTTATTAAATCGATTAGAAAATTCTATCGGAGGCGCTATTTATTTTAAGGGGAAAAAAGTAGCGGATTATGATATTGCTAAGTTACGTAAGAGTATCGGAATGGTTTTTCAGTCTTCGTCCTTGTTTGACGGTACTGTTGAAGATAACTTGAAGTATGGGCCTGTACTTTTTGGTGAGTGGTCTTGTAAGCAAGGAGAGGAACTGTTAGAGGACGTTCAACTTACTAAAGACTTTTTAAATAAAAGTGTGAATCAGCTATCTGGCGGTGAGAAACAACGCGTAGCTTTAGCTAGGACACTTGCAAATAAACCTGACGTTCTTTTATTAGATGAAGTCACGAGTGCATTAGATCGCGTTAATGTAAGTCTCATTGAAGATTTTTTACAAAAAATTGTTCCGACACGTGTTAAAGCGATTATGTTAGTCACACATGATATAAAACAAGCTGAAAGGATCGGGACTCGAATGTTGTTTATGGCTAATAAAACAATCGAAGCGCAAGGGCGTATTCCTGATATATTTCATAACCCTAAAAATGAGGAGCTGAGTACTTTTTTGTCGAGGGGAGTGGCGCATAATGGCACCAGAAATATCTAA